GAAATGAAAAAAATTATTATTCTGAGATTTTCCTGATTTTCTCCTGTTATACTTGCTCCAAGTGAAGGTGGAATTTCACTAAAAGTCAGAAAGGAAAAAGAATGAATGATAACAATTCAAAAGCTACATAAGGAATATAATAATAAAATTGTCCTTCAAAACGTGTCTTTCAAAGCTAAGAAAGGTGAGATTACTGGATTGATTGGACCAAATGGATCTGGAAAATCAACTTTAATTAGAATTTTACTTGGTTTAGAAAATAGTCAAATGGGAATGGCGTTGATCGATGGAAAAAAATACTCTCAATTGGGAGATAATCCTTTTTGTATTGTTGGATCGTTCCTTGACAGTTGCCAACCTTACCCAACCAGAACTGGATTTCAGCATCTTCGGTGGATTGGCTTGGCCTGTGGGGTTGATAGAAATAGGTGCAAGGAATGTTTAGAGTTGGTGGGGTTAAGTGAAGCTAAAAATAAAAAAGTAAAAGACTATTCATTAGGAATGAAGCAACGTCTTGGTTTAGCAACAGCCTTATTAGCAAATCCTGATATCTTAATTTTAGATGAACCAATCAATGGACTAGATCCAGAGGGTATACGCTGGGTACGCAATTTTTTACAATCTTTTGTCAATGAAGGTAAAACTGTCTTAATGACAAGTCATTATATGAGTGAGTTAGAATTAACTGTAGATCATTTGGTTGGTATTTCTAATGGGAAGATCGTTATTGATGCTCCTACAAAAGACATTTTGAAAGAGTTTGGATCTTTTGAGGAAGCATATTTTAAGGCGCTCGAAGGGAAAGAAGGTGCATAATATGTTGAAGCGTTCCTTTTTTAGTGACCTCTATAAATATTGTAGTTTACCTACTTTTAAATTTACTTTTTTTCTTATTTTGGGAGTCAGCATATTTTTTACAATTCAAAATATCCAGGTGATAAATGCCTTAGTAGAAGGAAATGGCCGAGCGGTTAACCTTGATCCATCTATGTTATCATCGAATCCAGTGTATACAGTCAGGGATGCTCTCTTATCTTCACCCTACCAAGCAAGTGTTATTTTCTTGCCAATTATTGTTTCACTTGTTTATTCAACCCATTATCAATTTGGTGATGATTATTTTAGCCAGTTATTGATTCCTAACTGGAAAGTTCGTCTTACTGGGTTTATTGCAAGTTCGATTGTCCTATCGTTACTCTCTACTTTAATATTTTCTATAGTAAACGCTGTTATTTTATTCGTTTTTCTAGATTCAACTCTAAAGAATTTTTTAGAATTGACATTGTTTTTAGATGTCACGGTAAGGGTTATGATATTTGCAATCGTTCTTACTTTATTAGCTTTACTTTTCGTAATCATAACGAAAAAATCAATGACTGCATTAATTGCAGACGTTTTATTATTGGTAATCACCTTATCAGGTATTCTAAGAGGAATTTCCTCTAAAATAGAAAATCTATTGCCTTTGATTGGAGCAAAGTCATTTGCATTTGGTCGAATTGAAGGGACTCAAACGAGCCAATTGTACGGTTTTACACTTTTAGTAGTAGAAGGGTTCTTGTTCTTGGTGTTCATAATGGTTGTAGAAATAATTCGAATGAGGAGGAAGAATGGCAAGAATATTATTTAGTCTTATCGTCAAAAAATATAGTTTAAAACCCGTAAAGTACCAGATAGCTATACAGTCACTTTTGATAGGTTTTGTGTGTCTCTTCGGTGTGTTACCAGTTTCAATCAATGATACTGTTGTACAATTATCTATAAAGCAAGCTCTTGTTTTTGCCTCAATGCTCTCTGTTAGTATTGGGTGTGTTAATGCATTTGTTGAGTTACAATCACACGAAACAAAACTAGTTTATTTGGTAAGTGGAAAAAGGATCTTAAGTTCAATTCGGATCCTGTTCGTAGAGTTATGTGATGTAGTACTACAATCAACCTTGTATTTCATTGTATTGCTTATATGGTTTCATTTTTTTAGTAGCGAAAATGGTGTCAGTTTAGAAATTTTCAGCTTCTATTTGATTGGCTCCATCCAATACTTTTTGATTTCTTACTTTTTAAGTTATTTTTTCAAAAGTCCAATGGGGAGTTTAGCTATTTTATTGCTATTTCCTATTTTAGTACAACCATTCATAGAAAGAGTAGTGGAACCATTGACTAGTTACCTATTTTATAATATTGTTGCAGATACAATATTAGGGAGAGCTTCCTATTTGCAACTCTGTACTTACATTATTGGATTTGTATGTTCACTTGGAGCAACTCTCTACCTCTTGATAAGGAATCAAGAAGTTAAGTAGTAAATAAAAATGATACTGATGAGCAAACTTTTCTAATTTTGGGATAGTGGGACAGAAATCGGTCATTCGTTAGAATTCGATTTCGTCGTCCCACCTCCGCACAGTTGAGTAGGGCTGTAAAAGCTGATGAAATCAGCGTAGTATAGCCCACTCAACCACTGCGTCTTGTTCGACAATCCAAAAACAATTAAGAGGCTATGACTTTTGTCCCAGCCTCTTGTTACGTATTGCATGGTTTTAGAATAAAAGACAAGACTTTCGAAGTAATTGCGAGAGTCTTGTTTAGTTTTTATGCTAATGCGTGTCCAATTAATTAGATTGTAATTCGCTCATGTACCAATTTAATGGATCGTTCTGTAACATATTGTCTTCTCTCTTCATTCCTCATCTCAGAGAATTCTGGTGATTTATGGTAAAATAAGGTCTATATATGTGAGGACAAAGAGATGATTAATCGAGTAACAGACAACAAATTTAAACTAGTCTCCAAATACCAACCGTCTGGGGATCAACCGCAGGCCATTGAACAGTTGGTGGATAACATCGAGGGTGGTGAAAAGGCCCAAATCTTGATGGGGGCAACTGGTACGGGGAAGACATATACTATGAGTCAGGTCATTGCCCAGGTCAATAAGCCGACCCTGGTCATCGCCCACAATAAAACCCTAGCGGGCCAGCTCTATGGGGAGTTTAAGGAATTTTTCCCTGAAAATGCGGTCGAGTACTTCGTATCTTACTACGATTACTACCAGCCTGAAGCCTATGTGCCATCGAGTGATACCTATATCGAAAAAGATAGCTCGGTCAATGATGAGATTGACAAGCTTCGTCACTCAGCAACCTCCGCTCTTTTAGAACGAAATGACGTTATTGTAGTTGCGTCTGTTTCATGTATCTATGGGTTGGGTTCGCCTAAGGAATATTCCGACAGCGTGGTCAGCCTGCGTCCAGGTCTGGAGATTTCTCGTGATCGTTTGCTCAATGACCTGGTGGACATCCAGTTTGAACGCAATGATATCGACTTTCAACGGGGGAAATTCCGTGTCCGTGGAGATGTGGTCGAGATTTTCCCAGCTTCGCGTGATGAGCATGCCTTTCGAGTCGAGTTTTTCGGGGATGAGATTGAGCGGATTCGTGAGATTGAAGCTTTGACCGGCCAGGTTCTAGGAGATGTGGACCACTTAGCGATCTTCCCAGCTACTCACTTCGTGACCAATGACGACCATATGGAAGTGGCCATTGCCAAGATTCAGGCGGAACTAGAGGAGCAGTTAAAAGTCTTTGAAAAAGAAGGTAAGCTTTTAGAAGCCCAACGCCTGAAACAACGGACTGAGTATGATATTGAAATGTTGCGAGAGATGGGCTATACCAATGGTGTCGAAAACTACTCTCGTCATATGGATGGCCGGAGTGAAGGAGAGCCACCGTACACCCTTTTGGATTTCTTCCCTGAAGATTTCCTCATCATGATTGATGAAAGCCACATGACCATGGGCCAAATCAAGGGTATGTACAATGGAGACCGCTCACGCAAGGAGATGTTGGTCAACTATGGCTTCCGTTTGCCGTCTGCCTTGGACAACCGGCCACTGCGTCGTGAAGAGTTTGAAAGCCATGTCCACCAGATTGTCTATGTGTCAGCGACACCAGGTGACTATGAGATGGAACAAACGGACACCGTCATCGAGCAGATTATTCGTCCAACTGGTCTTCTGGATCCAGAAGTGGAAGTGCGCCCTACCATGGGACAAATGGACGATCTCTTGGGAGAGATCAATGCGCGTGTAGAACGTGGAGAGCGGACCTTTGTCACTACCCTGACCAAGAAGATGGCAGAAGACTTGACCGACTACTTCAAGGAAATGGGTGTTAAAGTCAAATACATGCACTCGGACATTAAGACCTTGGAGCGGACGGAGATTATTCGTGATTTGCGTTTAGGGGTCTTTGATGTCTTGGTCGGTATCAACCTGCTTCGGGAAGGGATTGACGTACCAGAAGTTAGTCTGGTGGCCATTCTCGATGCGGACAAGGAAGGTTTCCTCCGTAATGAGCGTGGACTGATCCAGACCATCGGTCGTGCAGCCCGTAATAGTGAGGGGCACGTGATCATGTATGCGGACACCATAACCCAGTCTATGCAAAAAGCCATCGATGAAACGGCCCGCCGTCGCCAGATTCAGATGGCCTATAACGAAGAGCATGGCATTGTGCCACAAACCATCAAAAAGGAAATCCGAGATCTTATTTCTGTTACTAAGGCTGTGGCCAAGGAAGAAGACAAGGAAGTGGATATCACCAGTCTCAACCGCCAAGAGCGCAAAGAACTGGTCAAGAAACTGCAAGGTCAAATGCAAGAAGCCGTCGAAGTGCTTGATTTCGAATTGGCAGCCCAAATCCGCGATATGATGTTGGAAGTGAAGGCCTTGGATTAGAAAGGATAAAGCGAATGAAGATTATCATTAAAGCAATGGAAACTCCTGAAGAGATAGAAGGAAAATCTCTCGTTCATTTGCAAACGTGGAGAGAGGCTTATGACGATCTTTTACCCGCGGATTTTCAGGAGACGATGACATTAGAAAAATGTCGATTCTTTAGTCAAAAATATCCAGAAAATACCTTGATTGCGATGGATGGAAAGAAGGTCGTTGGATTTATCAGCTATGGAAATTTTCGTGATGAAGCCATTCAAGCTGGTGAAATCATCGCCCTATATGTTTTAAAAGATTACTATGGAAAAGGTGTGAGTAAACAGTTAATGCATGCTGCATTTGTTGCTCTTGATCAATTCTCTGAAATTTATTTATGGGTATTGAAAGATAATAAGCGAGCCATTGCTTTCTATCAAAAAATGGGTTTTACTTTTGATGGCCAAGAACAAATACTTAAACTTGGAAAACCTGTTAAGGAATTGCGGATGATATGTTCTTCAAATAAAAATTCCTAAAGGACGTATCTATCAATCTTTGAACCATTATCAATTAATCAAGTAAAAATATAAAAGAGATAGAATGAACCAAAGAGATGAAGGAGAAGACGAATGAAGATTCTAGTCATCAATGGGCATCCGGATAAGGAAAGTTACTGTCAGGCTATTTTCCAAACCATTGTAAGCAATTTGGACACAAGCCGTCATGAGATTATAACTATTAATCTCAATGAAGAAGACTTTGATCCGGTCCTTCGCTATGGCTATCGAAAGCGGATGGAGGAAGATCCTTTTATCCTTCGTTCTCAAGAATGGATCCAGTGGGCGGATCACCTGATCTTTGTTTATCCCATCTGGTGGAGTAGTATGCCGAGCCTTATGAAGGGCTGGATCGACCGGGTCTTTACACCGGGGATTGCCTACTCGGCCAATGATCAGGGAAGCTTTATCTGGAATTACCTCAGAGGCAAGCAATTCAAGAAGTTGCTCAAAGGAAAAACAGCCAGTATTTATGCGACCTCCATGGCGCCTACTTGGTGGTACAAGATCTTTTCAGGCCCTCTCAACATTCCTGATAGTTATGGCATTTCTGTTTTGAAAAATGCCGTCTTGAACCACTGTGGGATTAAAACCAAACGCGTGTGTATCTTGGGAGAGGTTGGACGGGATGTGAACACTGCTAGCATTCGGGAACAGCATTTCCAAAAGGTCGCAGCAGAAGTGAAGAAACTTTGATCAGAGATGGGAGACTACTGATAAGTTAGTGTCTTTAGTTGTATTTTGAATAGGTTTTAGTTAAACTATTAATATAATTTATAAAACATAGGGATGATTCAATATGCTGCTATTTATCTATATGATCTATGTCGTTCTTTCACTATCCAAAATGAAAAATGAAGGAAAAAGGGTCTCTATTTTTACTAAGGTAATTGTTTACGGCCTATTGATTCTCTCTTTGTTTATGTTCTATTTCAGATTTTTGGCATTTTTATTTAGTCCATTGCCATTTTTTGGCTTTCTAGCGGCTCTTGCTATTGGAGGTATGATGCTATCTCTTAAACTAGTTATTGCCCTTGCTTTGCTTTTGTTATCTCTTAGCCTATTCTTAGATAGCAAAAATAGTAATCCGGAAACGCCTCTCATTGATCATTGGCTACGGTTGGCAGTCCATATTCTGTTGATCTTTATTTAAGGGAAAAACTCCACTTTCAACCTTGAAAGCGGAGTTTTTTTTGTCCTTAGAAATTAGTAACCCACCAGAAATGGAAGTGAAAATTCTCAAATGAGGGTATCCACTCAATGCACATTGACGAACCTCTGAATTAACTTTATAATATAGTTAGTTACAGCATTTCTAAATAAGGAGGCTTCTCTATGCTTAAGCGGTTAAATGGTTTTAAAATGTTTTATTT
The Streptococcus parasanguinis genome window above contains:
- a CDS encoding GNAT family N-acetyltransferase, whose protein sequence is MKIIIKAMETPEEIEGKSLVHLQTWREAYDDLLPADFQETMTLEKCRFFSQKYPENTLIAMDGKKVVGFISYGNFRDEAIQAGEIIALYVLKDYYGKGVSKQLMHAAFVALDQFSEIYLWVLKDNKRAIAFYQKMGFTFDGQEQILKLGKPVKELRMICSSNKNS
- the uvrB gene encoding excinuclease ABC subunit UvrB; translated protein: MINRVTDNKFKLVSKYQPSGDQPQAIEQLVDNIEGGEKAQILMGATGTGKTYTMSQVIAQVNKPTLVIAHNKTLAGQLYGEFKEFFPENAVEYFVSYYDYYQPEAYVPSSDTYIEKDSSVNDEIDKLRHSATSALLERNDVIVVASVSCIYGLGSPKEYSDSVVSLRPGLEISRDRLLNDLVDIQFERNDIDFQRGKFRVRGDVVEIFPASRDEHAFRVEFFGDEIERIREIEALTGQVLGDVDHLAIFPATHFVTNDDHMEVAIAKIQAELEEQLKVFEKEGKLLEAQRLKQRTEYDIEMLREMGYTNGVENYSRHMDGRSEGEPPYTLLDFFPEDFLIMIDESHMTMGQIKGMYNGDRSRKEMLVNYGFRLPSALDNRPLRREEFESHVHQIVYVSATPGDYEMEQTDTVIEQIIRPTGLLDPEVEVRPTMGQMDDLLGEINARVERGERTFVTTLTKKMAEDLTDYFKEMGVKVKYMHSDIKTLERTEIIRDLRLGVFDVLVGINLLREGIDVPEVSLVAILDADKEGFLRNERGLIQTIGRAARNSEGHVIMYADTITQSMQKAIDETARRRQIQMAYNEEHGIVPQTIKKEIRDLISVTKAVAKEEDKEVDITSLNRQERKELVKKLQGQMQEAVEVLDFELAAQIRDMMLEVKALD
- a CDS encoding NAD(P)H-dependent oxidoreductase, whose protein sequence is MKILVINGHPDKESYCQAIFQTIVSNLDTSRHEIITINLNEEDFDPVLRYGYRKRMEEDPFILRSQEWIQWADHLIFVYPIWWSSMPSLMKGWIDRVFTPGIAYSANDQGSFIWNYLRGKQFKKLLKGKTASIYATSMAPTWWYKIFSGPLNIPDSYGISVLKNAVLNHCGIKTKRVCILGEVGRDVNTASIREQHFQKVAAEVKKL
- a CDS encoding ABC transporter ATP-binding protein, yielding MITIQKLHKEYNNKIVLQNVSFKAKKGEITGLIGPNGSGKSTLIRILLGLENSQMGMALIDGKKYSQLGDNPFCIVGSFLDSCQPYPTRTGFQHLRWIGLACGVDRNRCKECLELVGLSEAKNKKVKDYSLGMKQRLGLATALLANPDILILDEPINGLDPEGIRWVRNFLQSFVNEGKTVLMTSHYMSELELTVDHLVGISNGKIVIDAPTKDILKEFGSFEEAYFKALEGKEGA